Proteins encoded within one genomic window of Felis catus isolate Fca126 chromosome C1, F.catus_Fca126_mat1.0, whole genome shotgun sequence:
- the GPR153 gene encoding probable G-protein coupled receptor 153, producing the protein MSDERRLPGSAVGWLACGGLSLLANAWGILSVGAKQKKWKPLEFLLCTLAATHMLNVAVPITTYAVVQLRRQRPDYEWNEGLCKVFVSTFYTLTLATCFSVTSLSYHRMWMVRWPVNYRLSNAKKQAVHTVMGIWMVSFILSALPAVGWHDTTERFYTHGCRFIVAEIGLGFGVCFLLLVGGSVAMGVVCTAIALFQTLAVQVGPRAGRRAFTVPTIVVEDAQGKRRSSIDGSEPAKTSLQITGLVATIVIIYDCLMGFPVLVVSFSSLRADASAPWMALCVLWCSVAQALLLPAFLWACDRYRADLRAVWEKCVALMANDEDSDNDTSLEGGIPPDLVLEHSLDYSYRGDFVALDRMAKYELSALEGGLPQFYPLRPLQEGKTQYLQVPPTRRFSHDDAEVWAAVPLPAFLPRWGSGEDLAALVLPSGSDRRRGSLLAFAEDAPPFRPRRRSAESLLSLRPPAPDGGPRRARDSPPGSPRLRPGPGARSASASLLPDAFALTAFESEPQALRRPPAPQGPLLDGAQPGEDAAPPGGGGAQRSPGPRPAVHARAGPLRTGLSASWGEPGGLRAAGGGGGGGGSTSSFLSSPSESSGYVTLHSDSLGSAS; encoded by the exons ATGAGTGATGAGCGGCGGCTGCCTGGCAGTGCGGTGGGCTGGCTGGCATGCGGAGGCCTCTCCCTGCTGGCCAATGCCTGGGGCATCCTGAGTGTGGGTGCCAAGCAGAAGAAGTGGAAGCCGCTGGAGTTTCTGCTGTGCACGCTCGCGGCCACCCACATGCTCAACGTCGCGGTGCCCATCACCACGTACGCCGTGGTGCAGCTGCGGCGGCAGCGCCCCGACTACGAGTGGAACGAGGGCCTCTGCAAGGTCTTTGTCTCCACCTTCTACACCCTCACCCTGGCCACCTGCTTCTCCGTCACCTCCCTCTCCTACCACCGCATGTGGATGGTCCGCTGGCCGGTCAACTACCG gctgAGCAACGCCAAGAAACAGGCAGTGCATACGGTCATGGGCATCTGGATGGTGTCCTTCATCCTGTCAGCCCTGCCTGCCGTCGGCTGGCACGACACGACTGAGCGCTTCTACACCCACGGCTGCCGCTTCATCGTGGCAGAGATCGGCCTGGGCTTCGGCGTCTGTTTCCTGCTGTTGGTGGGCGGCAGTGTGGCCATGGGTGTGGTCTGCACAGCCATCGCCCTCTTCCAGACACTGGCTGTGCAGGTGGGGCCGCGGGCCGGCCGCCGCGCCTTCACCGTGCCCACCATCGTGGTGGAGGACGCCCAGGGCAAGCGCCGCTCCTCCATCGACGGCTCTGAGCCCGCCAAAACCTCGCTGCAGATCACGGGCCTGGTGGCCACCATCGTCATCATCTACGACTGCCTCATGGGCTTCCCCGTGCTG GTGGTGAGCTTCAGCAGCCTTCGGGCGGACGCCTCGGCGCCCTGGATGGCGCTGTGTGTGCTGTGGTGCTCCGTGGCCCAGGCGCTCCTGCTGCCCGCGTTCCTCTGGGCCTGCGACCGTTACCGCGCCGACCTCAGGGCCGTCTGGGAGAAGTGCGTGGCCCTCATGGCTAACGACGAGGACTCGGACAATG ATACCAGCCTGGAGGGTGGCATCCCCCCGGACCTGGTGCTGGAGCACTCTCTCGACTACAGCTATCGAGGTGACTTTGTGGCCCTGGACAGGATGGCTAAGTATGAGCTCTCTGCCCTGGAGGGGGGCCTGCCCCAGTTCTACCCGCTGCGGCCCTTGCAGGAGGGCAAGACACAGTACCTGCAG GTCCCGCCCACGCGACGCTTCTCCCACGACGACGCCGAAGTGTGGGCCGCCGTCCCGCTGCCCGCCTTCCTGCCGCGCTGGGGCTCGGGCGAGGACCTGGCCGCCCTGGTGCTGCCCTCTGGGTCTGACCGGCGCCGCGGCAGCCTGCTGGCCTTCGCGGAGGACGCGCCCCCGTTCCGCCCGCGCCGCCGCTCGGCCGAGAGCCTGCTGTCGctgcgcccccccgcccccgacggCGGCCCGCGCCGCGCCCGCGACTCGCCCCCCGGCAGCCCGCGCCTCCGCCCCGGGCCCGGCGCCCGCTCCGCCTCGGCCTCGCTGCTGCCCGACGCCTTCGCGCTGACCGCCTTCGAGAGCGAGCCGCAGGCCCtgcgccgcccgcccgccccgcagGGGCCCCTCCTCGACGGCGCCCAGCCCGGCGAAGACGCGGCGCCccctggcggcggcggcgcgcagCGGAGCCCCGGGCCGCGCCCGGCCGTGCACGCGCGCGCGGGGCCCCTGCGGACCGGCCTGAGCGCGTCGTGGGGCGAGCCCGGGGGCCTGCgcgcggcggggggcggcggcggcggcggcggcagcaccAGCAGCTTCCTGAGCTCGCCCTCCGAGTCCTCGGGCTACGTCACGCTGCACTCGGACTCGCTGGGCTCCGCGTCCTAG